From Saccharibacillus brassicae:
CAATATGGCGGCGGAAGGCCGAAGCATGGACGAGATTGTAGCGCGGCTGGACGAAGTGCGCGAAGCGACCCGGCTGTACGTCGTCGTCGACACGCTGGAGAACCTCGTCAAAGGCGGCCGGATCGGCCGGGGCAAAGCGCTGATCGGATCGCTGCTGCATATCAAGCCGATCGGCATGCTCAAAGACGGCGTCTACACGCCGGAGTCGAACCCGCGCAGCCACGCCCAGGTCGTGAAGCATCTGGCCCGCGAATTTGCCGAAGACGTGAAGGGACGGACGATCAAAGGCGTCGGTCTCGTCCATGCGGAAGGCAGCAAGCTGGCGGAGAGCCTCAAAGCCAAAATCCATGAACTGACCGGATATACGCAAATCGAGATCGATTACACGACGCCCGTGATCAGCACGCATACGGGACCCGGCGCAATCGGCTTCATGTATTATTACGAGTAGCCTCGATTGAAGACTTCCAACGCAAAAAGCCGTTCCCCCGGGGGGAACGGCTTTTTCGATGATTCCGGCGGTCCGG
This genomic window contains:
- a CDS encoding DegV family protein; the encoded protein is MRKIKVVTDSTVDLSDQVLAEYGVEMVPLSFTIDGQNYTDRVDITPETFIQKMIHAAELPKSSQPAPGTFVELYDRLGAEGYDVLSIHMTGGMSGTVRSAEMASEMTDTNVTVVDSKYISRGLAFQVVEAANMAAEGRSMDEIVARLDEVREATRLYVVVDTLENLVKGGRIGRGKALIGSLLHIKPIGMLKDGVYTPESNPRSHAQVVKHLAREFAEDVKGRTIKGVGLVHAEGSKLAESLKAKIHELTGYTQIEIDYTTPVISTHTGPGAIGFMYYYE